TCAGATAAAAAAAATAGTTTTTGCTTTATTCTTAGTTTTATTTTCTTTAAAGATTTCAGCACAAATAAATTTAGATAAATTTAATAAAGGAATCTTTTCAAATAATCAGGAACTTATACTAAAATCAATTGACAGTTCATTTGTTATATTTAAACAGGAGTATGTATTAAAAACAAATAATCGTAAAAAAAATATTACATTTGGCTTAAATGGAAAAGATTATTTTGGCGTATCATATTTCTTTGGAGTTTTGGCAAATGGATTTATTTGGGTAAATGATGAAATATTGGAACCATGGGAAAAAGATACTAATTATTACAAATATAAAAACATTGATACATTAGAAGCAGTTTTGTCTAATACTTTTTGTAAGTCAATTTATGATACGAACTATTCACAGATAAAAAGATATAATGAAATTCAAATAAATGATACTTTAATAAAATATAACAAAACTCTTGAAGAATTATCAATAATAAGATTTATTAGTATAAAAAAGAAAGAAGGACTTAAAGTTAATAATGTTTCAAAAACCAAATCAGGGTGGATTGTTTTTGCTTATTTTGATGGAGATTCATTAACAAATGAAAACATAAGATATGCTATTTACAAAACTGAGTTGAATATAAAAAGGAGTGAGGCAAAACTTGAAAAAGTACCAGCGAAAGAAAATATTATAGGAGGATTTTTCTTGACCTTGAGTTATTCAACCGGTTGCATTAATTTTTATTGTTCAGGAATAACAAATAAAAAGCTTCTAAATTATTATATTTCCTTAATTCCACGTAAAAAAGAAAGTAATGTAAATGTTGATTTGGAAATAATAAAACAAAATAATAAATAATGTCAAAGCATTTAAAATTTAAACTTACTGCTCTTACTGATGTTGGTGAAGAACGAGAGCATAATGAAGATAATTATATTTGTAATCCAAAGCTTGAAGAAAAAAAATGGATTTTTACTAATGAATCAAAAATCGAATTAAGTAATCATGGTTGTTTGATGGTTATTGCAGATGGTATGGGAGGTACAAATGCAGGGGAGGTTGCTTCTGAAATTGCAGTAAAATCAGTTAAAGAATATTTTAATTCCAAACCAATAAAAAAGGACATTAATGAAAACGAAATAAAAAAAACTTTGAACAAAGTTATACTGAAGGTTCATAATAATATAAAAAAACATTCTAAATCTAATCCATCTACAAGAGGAATGGGAACAACAATCGTAATTGCATGGATAAATAAGAGCATTGTACATATTTCATGGGTTGGTGATAGTAGAGCATATTTATACAATAAATCAAAAGGTTTAATTTGTTTAACAAAAGACCATTCCTATGTTCAAGAACTTGTTGATAAAAAAGAAATAAGTTATGAACAAGCTTTTTATCATCCAGAGAGCAATATAATTACTCAATCTCTTGGTGATAAAACACCATCGCCTGATTATGTAAATGCTGGTTTAGTGAAAGGTGATAAGATTTTATTATGTAGTGATGGTTTAAATGGAATGTTGCAAGACAAACAAATAAGTGAAATTTTAAGCAAATATTCAGATATAGTTGAATGTTCTAAAAAATTAGTTTCGGATGCAAATAAAGAAGGAGGCTTAGATAATACAACTGTTATTTTATGTGATATTTTATTGTCATCAGGATTTAGTTCAAACATAATGCGTAAAACAAAAGTTATTAGGAGAAAATTATTTTGGTTAAGTACTATTGCTCTTATAATCTTAATTCTATTGTTTCTCAGTGTTTTGAAATTTGATAGGTTAAGTTCATTTCTGAATAAAGAAAAAAATAATTTTACAGGTGATACCATCGTTAATCAAAAAGAAGAAAAATCAAAAGTCTCAATTGGAAACAGTAAGATAAAGAACAATATAAAATCAAAAGAAATACCTAAAACCAAAGATGCTGATACAGTTTCTAAGTCAACAACTACCAATAAGAAAACCCAGTCAGAACTTACACCCATTATGAAGGATTCAAGTAATATCAATATTCAGGATACGTTGAAAAAAAAATTGTAAAATTTATCTTTTATAAAAAACACTTATACACTACTGACTGAGCGTTATACAATTTTTATCCTATTTCTTCCCTTAATCCAGTTTAGCAAAAAACATATTAATTTCACCCTTTCCTTTTGCTTCTATTTTTCCACGATTTATGAATTTGAAATCGTTTTTTAATAAATTGAATGTAGCTTCCGAAACGTTAATTTTCATTGGTTCTGAGCTGGATTCCATTCTTGATGCTGTGTTAATGGTATCGCCAAAAACATCATAAATATATTTTCTAACACCAACAATACCACCTGTTACTTTCCCTGAATTCAGCCCGATTCTGATTTCCCATTTTTGTTTGCTATCTTTATTATTATTCCTGCTTTTTAAGTAT
This window of the Bacteroidota bacterium genome carries:
- a CDS encoding Stp1/IreP family PP2C-type Ser/Thr phosphatase — protein: MSKHLKFKLTALTDVGEEREHNEDNYICNPKLEEKKWIFTNESKIELSNHGCLMVIADGMGGTNAGEVASEIAVKSVKEYFNSKPIKKDINENEIKKTLNKVILKVHNNIKKHSKSNPSTRGMGTTIVIAWINKSIVHISWVGDSRAYLYNKSKGLICLTKDHSYVQELVDKKEISYEQAFYHPESNIITQSLGDKTPSPDYVNAGLVKGDKILLCSDGLNGMLQDKQISEILSKYSDIVECSKKLVSDANKEGGLDNTTVILCDILLSSGFSSNIMRKTKVIRRKLFWLSTIALIILILLFLSVLKFDRLSSFLNKEKNNFTGDTIVNQKEEKSKVSIGNSKIKNNIKSKEIPKTKDADTVSKSTTTNKKTQSELTPIMKDSSNINIQDTLKKKL